In Sparus aurata chromosome 24, fSpaAur1.1, whole genome shotgun sequence, the genomic stretch TCTTCAAATGAAAAGCAATGTTGTATCCCAAGGGACACAGTTCCAGTAAGAGCAGGGCTGTCCAAGGTGGGGCCCACAGACCAAAGGTGGCCAGCCATAAGGTCCAATCTGGCACACTAGATGTTTGTAGAGAAGCTTGGGTTTATGGAAGGTACAACTTATATTTGAATATGTAGAACCCCTAATTAACTCACTTTTATAATCTTAGTGTCATTAAGCATCTTAATGATGTTTGCATATGGCCCTCCAATCATTTCATTGTTGGCCCTTCAAGGTGAACAGGTTGGGCTCCATGACTGTTACAATACTTTTCATATTTAAGAGTTGACATAGTTTTCAAATAGTTTCGGATCTAAACATTACATGTCAGTTGGAACCAATGAGAACTAAactacagaaaacaacaaatccgAACAGATCGTGCCTCTGAGCTGCCTTGGGTAGTCTCCATAGCAACCATGAATGAGGCACATGGGTATTGTAGTTTTAATGTTGGATAAATGAAACTGAATGAGATAACGtagttatcaaataaaaatgtttttctaattaGTGAAAATAGCATGACTTCCTGATTGTACCTTTCTCCACGCAGACCTGATCTGTTTCTGGGGTTAATATGTTTTTCACAACTGCAGTTATGACCCGTGTTCTACTCACTATGAGTGAAGAACTACTTCTGGTCCTGCAGCTCCGCCCACAATGTGCGTGGCTCTAAGTGTGTCCGTGTTTTTTATTGGTCAGCTCCTTGCTTCCCGTTTCAAACTTCTGTTACGACCGGAAACTGCAGAGATGCGAGCACGAAGGAAACAACTTAAATCAAACAGCTAAAGTCCAAGAAGACAGAAAGAACGGCGACTTTCACCTGGCTGCAGGCAGTCTTTAACCATGAGAGGAGCAGCTAAAAGCAAGGTAAGACCGAATTAAGTCTTAATGTGACGGAACACGTAACTAAGACACCAAACAGGCTGCTGGCCACTGTCATTCGACCTGCTGGAGTTACTCCACAGAGACATCCTGTGATTCATAGAGAAGAAGACCTGTCATGTCAGTTTTGTTCCTCAGCTAAAATGACGAGTTTCCTATTTCAATacatcaacaaaaaaatggCTAAAAATTCATACACTCCTTGAACGTGTGTAAAAATATCTGAGCTCTGTGCATTCAGCTGCCTGTACCTGTCAGACTGACGTTACAGATGTACAGGAGCACTGTGCAGTTCAGGAGAAGAAATGTGAACTCAGGATTTGAATGTTTACAGTGTGAGTAAGGTAATGACACAATCTCATTTCTATAAGTGAATGAACAAGCAGTGCACCTGTAACATGACTAAATGAGAGTTCTGTATCTAACCCCCTTTATGTTATGTCAGGAGCTAAATATTTGGTCCAATTGCAGTTTATTACAATAATATTTGTCCATTGAGAATTTTTATAAAAAGGATCACATAACTTCTCCTCACCAGCAGAATAAAATACAGTAGTAGTTTCTGAGGTTCTTACAGAAATGAAcacaaatgaatgaaacacactgtaatTTCACTCTGAAAATAAAACTAGTATTTAAGTGGTATCCTGCTGTACGCGGATAACACtgtatctgtgataggccagtTGTCAGCCAGCAGATATACTGGTCAGCGTTCACTTGTGACTGTTGGTTGGATCGCAGGTGGTGTCATCAGGGAGGCTGACGGGAAGAGTCAAAGTGCAGCCTGCTAGACGACAGTGAGTACACCATCCCTCACTCATCTTTCCTGTCAAAAAACCCTTCACACTGTACACTTCTCATTCCATAAGCACTCTGTGGGCTCTTATGCTGTGCTGTCCTCCTCTAACTTGTATCATTAGAGTGACTCCAAATCCAGCACCAGCAGCCTGCCTGGAGCCGGCCTACTCTCTCTACTCCACAGACTCTGAGGACCAGGTAAGGAACACAGCTAATTGTGATCAGTAGGATTTTCTTTTTGAGCAGCACAGTGATGCAGCAGTAGTTTCAGTGGACTGATATTGACCGTGTGCTACAGGAATCATTGATTGGACAGTGTGAAAGCTTGCGTACTTGCATACAATTTCTCACTTGAACATCTGGCCGACAAAGGTTCAACCTTGTTAGTTGGTAGTGCAGGGCCCCAGACTAACTTCTACACtgcttgtttttcattgttgtgcACCAGCAAACTGTGGGAGTGTCACATCCGTTTTCTAATAAAAGCAATGTTGAATACATGTGGATTTAATTCAAGTGGAAGTGAATGTGTCTGATTCTCGCGGTTGTGTTCTGTTCTCTCAGGTCACCTCTCTCCATCACGGTCTGGACCGGTGTGCCGCCCTGCTCAGTGGCATCCTTCAGGCCGAGAAACCAGGTTAGATGATTCTCCTCACACAGAGCAGTACATAGATCATTACTACTAATGCTGAAGCAGGAGAGAAAAGACATCAATAACAAATGTCACAAACCTTTAATCAAGCAAAGACACCAGCCATCATCTGGTTCCAACGTCTCCACTATTTTTCCATGTTATATTCATCAATGTCATTTTGTGTACTGAAGCCTTGCCAAGCCTTCCCAGAGCGGTGGCGGCTAAAGCAGCCAAGTCAAGACCATGTACCTCACTGGGGAAGAAGCCCATCAAGAAACAACCTACACTGACAGGTAAAATATTGGTTATTTACATGCACTGATGCGTAGCCTATAGCTGAGAATTTACAGCGATTCAGTCAAGAATAAGAACATGCAGGAGTGACAGTGGTTGTTGGAGAAGATGGGTGCAACACCCTTCTAATGCTGCTACATTttcccttccatctccacctccagctcagaAGAGCCGTCAGTCAGTCCTGCATGGTCCAGGCAGCACAACTCCACGCACCAcacatcagtctgctgtttCACCTGCACACGTGGGAGTGAAGCTCCATCCACCTCAGAAACAAGCTCCCACCCTGCTGCGCTCTCCCTCACCACCGTCAAACTCCCAAACGCTGCGGCATCCATCTCCCACCCAGCCCCCACCTCAGACCTCCCCGTCTCCATCCCAGCCCCAGACCCCCGTCCCCCCACACCTCCCTGTTGCTGACTGCCAGCCCACCGTTCAAACTCCACAAGCACACTGTAAGGCAGGGTGTGATAGAGAAGAGGACGACTTTGTTCCCGTGAGAGACACCGATACCCAAAGCACCgccacagatgcacacacagctgtgagaaacacacacccacacacacacacctgtaccgTGAAGCTGTCAGATATGCAGCTGGAGCACGGAGCGGCTGATGAAGTCCCCCAGGACAAACACAGCAGGGAGGACAGCAGTGCAGAAACACAAGTGAAAGTGAGGACAGTCCAGTTTCTGCTGGGAGAACTCAGAGCTCTGATCGTTGGACAAGGTGAGCTCAGTGTGTCTCAGATGTCTGTCATACAGGGAACTATGGAAACACTTTGAAACGCCTTTTTTTTGCACTTCTcagcttctttcttctttcagcTTACAGTGCTGAATTCCCCCTGTGCTGTGTGGCATGAAGACACTGTTaactctggtgtgtgtgtgtgtgtgtgtgtgtgtgtgtgtgtgtgtgtgtgtgtgtgtgtgtgtgtgtgtgtgtgtgtaggcagcGTAGCAGAGAGGCTGCTCTGTCATCTGGAGCAGACCATTGCCTCACCACTGATCACTGTCGGATGTTCAAACATTCACACCGAACCAGACCTGCCATCACTGCACAGCCAGAACAGTCAGCTCcacaggtcacacacacacacacctacacacacacacacacacacacacacacacacacacacacacacacacacacactcacataatGGTAGACAGTGTGATACGTATCTCAGTTTGGGTGTCACGGCTCAATATGAGTTTGGTAAAACGGgtataaaagcaacaaaaaatgtataagGCTAGGTATATTTTTAGTAGTATTTTTATGCAGGGCTGATATAAAAGCGTATGTTAATGTGATGTTAATACCAgttttagtttgtgtttgttagttgttttgttgtttagtgGCCACTGGTAAAGAGCTTCTACTGGAGGTACAGTACTGCCACCTTGTGTGTTGGAGTGTGGATCAGAGTGGTCACACTGTCACCCACTGGCATATACTTCCAAATGATTACATTGTGTTCCAGCAGTGGGAGGATTCTgttggaggagagggagaaagcaGAGAGCCAGACGAACAGGGAGACACTCTGTAGTTTAGAAGGtaaagtgcatgtgtgtgtgtgtgtatgtgcgtgcgtgtgtgtcagtgtgtgtgtacatgtggcTCTCTGTGAAGTTCACCACCAGGACTAAAGGAACGTGAAGTCTGAACCATGTTTCTCTCCACAGTGTCGGCTCTGCAGGAGGAGCTCACCACAGCTCAGACCCGGCTGCAGGAACTGCAGGACGACCTCACCAGTGCAAAACAACTACATAAAGCcctggaggacacacagagCCAGCTGAGAGACAGGGACGCAGAGATTGCACTCATCAAGACAGGTTCCcatttctgtctgctgtcttGCTGCTCAAACGTGTCTTCTTCACCAGTATGCTGAATATATAAAACAGTGCATCAGCagaataaatagtttttaacaTGGGCACACGGAGCAGTGAAAGataaaaaactgatgaaaatatCTACTGATTGGAACTTTTTATAGATGAAAATTAAACCTGAAACTTACAGCAGATCTAACTTTAATGGAACATTAATCAgcatcattaattaaatatgaacaaaaacacagaaaaaaattcaattttaaTTTCAAGATAAATAGAATGCAGTCTgaagtttgaaaatgaattacagtttttacatgaatcaatttacagtttgtgtgtgtgtgtgtgtgtgtgtgtggtctggaCAGTTCTCTAATGCAGCCATTCTCAAACTCAAACTAAATATTAAGTATTTCCCTAAAAATACATGAAGAAACTTGCTTGTTTTTATCAGTTctgattacttttaaaagtaaatagTAAATGGTTATTTCATAATTAGCTGCCCAACTGAaaatcaatatatattttttaaatggccTGTCGCGGTCCACTGCAGAACTTTTAATTGGAAGGGTGTGTTCCAATGAATCATTCATTCTAATGAATTCATGTCATATGGTGCATGAGATAAAAACTGGAATCCAAAATCAGCCgctcatttattttgttttaactgGCAATATTTTGTAACCACTTGTGAAAACTTATCCCACAAAACAAGATCCACAACATGATCTATCTGTGTGCTCAACCTTCTTTTCAAGCTGTGCCACCATGAGGCCGGTAGTGACGTCTCTGCAGCTGTCTACTTCACGGCTGATTTAGTCGTAGCTAAACCTAAATGGCCACTGTACCATACAGTCATGGTAGAGGGCCGTCTGGCTCGGCTGTTTGTTAAAGCTTCCAAGTGAAACAAGCAGACTCAGTCTGTGTTGTGGTGTTTTGTCCTTTTAATCACCTGCCACCGTGGCCTCAACAGGAAATCACCAGCATTCAACAGGTGGTGTGCGCTCATTTCCAACCATGGATTTATCTCTACAGTTCTTATTACTTATCTGCCTACATATACACTGGTGCTGACAGACCTGTGATAATGCATATTTTATTAGAAAGACAACAATTAAGAAATTGGTGGGCTTATTacattgtctgtctgtctgtctgtcttctgtctgtctgtctgtctagaCTTGGAAGCCACTAGAAGAAGGTTGCTGGACAGTGAAAGGGAGAAGAGTGAGTTGACCTTACTTGCCCAGCAGAGACTGCAAGAGATAGGACACCTTAACAGgtaggcctgtgtgtgtgtgtgtgtgtgtgtgtgtttgtgggggaGTATTAGTGAGTAAAGGAATTGTGAATGTAGCACATCTCTGAGAAGTTCACCATTAAGCTCACTCCCATTTCTCTCCTCTGCGTGTTTCAGGACTCTTCAGAGTCAGACTACCACAGATGTGCCTGTGGTTGGTGACAGCTCAGTGTCTCGGctaacaaaacaacatttcgACCAACACCAGCACCGACGGGATCCAGCAGAGCGCCCCGCTGACTGCATCACCCAGTACCTGATGTCTCTGGGTCAGCTGGAGCCCACACACTCAGGGCTTGAGTGTgtggctgcagagagagaaggaaatgCACAGGAGCAAAGGAAGCTGGCCTCAGTCCAGCTGAAAGACACACTACTACATGCTGATGTCAGATCTCAGCGAGGTGACAAACCTGCAGAGACTTCAGCCCATCATCAGAACACTCATGTCGTCCAGTCACATGGTTTAGATAAAGTCCAGTCGGGAGGGCCACCGCTGAACTCAACACTGTCCCAGTGTGACGTGGAGTCTGTATGGTCTGATATGAGCACACGGTCAGATTCCACCTTTGACACCAGAGCTGAGGTAGCGTTCAGAGATGGCCTGTCAGCGCTGGATGCTAGCATAGCCAGTTTGCAGAGGACAATTCAGCTGGATCTCAGAAGGTGATTTGCACTGAGCTTCACTTTGCATCTTTTATATGATCTAATATatacattgtgttttcatgGGATATGTTGTAATGCATGCTGCATGTTACCCTGTTTGGTTATTTTAATGTTATCCTTAAGATTGGAAATAAAGACTTTTAAGATTTCTTCTTGTTGTGGAGGCAAAAGTCTAAGCCACCGGGGAGTGTATTTGACGTGGGGGGTGTACAATGTCTACAACAGAGTTAGGCTGGTTTCTGTATGTCAGTTAACTTAAGTTGATGACACCtgacttgttttttctttatttaatgcAGCACAAATAGGGTTTAGTCAGGAACAATGGAGAAAATCAAACTGTCAGGAAGACTGAATCCTTGAAGGACAAGAAAATGTGATACTGCTTTACTTTATATCTGGCGGCCCCTGCCAGTTATGGAGTTTGTATAATAACtgcattaatattgttaatattacaaTTGtgagttacatttttttcctccaaaaactacatattgcccctGTAAaggtttgattaaaaaacaaaacaaaaaaacctcatcATTTTTACAAAATTGCAAAACGTGTTTTAATTGTAAAAGAGGCAAAAACCAGAACAAGTATAAAAACAGTTGTCAGTTTTTGGCACACAGTGAACATTCCCACACAGCTATACAAAAAGAGGCAGCATGTGTTCAGCACACCGTATTAATGTTACAATACTCTGAAAAGATTCCCATAAAGCCTACAGTATGCTATAAAATTACAGTACAGCTCTGAATAAGGACACTCGTCTGCTCTACAATATAAATAACAGGATTTCAATTATAAGCAACACAAACCCACAACATATTCCCTTTGGTAGCACAGGGTTAACAAGGCGTATTCACTGCTAATGCAGTTGCTCTTCCCCGCTAAAGGACGGCAGATCGGGccaacacacacctgtactaCTGTCCACGCAAACACATCATAAAATGCAGCCTGACGGCATTTAGAAAGTGCAAAACCAGCCGGCAGTAGAccaacagagaggaagaaaactgTTTCTCTACATTCCACCTTGGGGAGGATGAATGGACATTCCAAGGTGACCAAGGGAGTTTAGGAAAGTAACGGGACGCTGGCCTGTCACACTGACAGATCGTCATCAAGCCACACCTCCAGCTGATCATTTTAGAGAAATTGAAATTATGTTTGTTATTATGATGGCAAAACAGTCTTTTACAATGCAATATGAGCAGCCAGGATGTTTCTGAGCCAAGAAGTCATAAATCTGACCCCAATTTAACATAAATCCAAAATACTGTAGCCTGAAAGGAGCATTCTGGCATTTTGAGAAAAGTGCTGCGTTACTCAGAATTATATTCATCTGGACAGCTAAAAGCTAATCCATCTGCCACTATGAACATTATTGTTTGTCTATACACATCAGTGTTTAAATTTGGCCCCTCCAGTACAGAGATACTGTAGTTCTGGATTAGGTTCTGGATCTGTTGTTTGCAAAATAGCCCCCACTACACTTTAGAATAAAATTAgcaggttcttttttttttcatgtggtaCTGGATGAGCCCACAGACTTGAGTACTCCCTGATAACTGATCCAGCAAGTATATTCTATAGTATAGAAATATCCAATCTTTGCTTATTTAGGTCATAttgaggcatcagtattaaaatCACACTGTTTCGTAACCGTTAGAAACTGATGGTTGTTTAATCAAACTGGATTAAATGTGTCCTGGCTGTCTGTCGTAGTGACTCTGGATTTGGCAGCAAACTATTAATTTCCCGAAACAACAGATTGTTCTTTGAAGCAAGTAAAGAGAAAGCGTCTCAGAGAGCAATTGTCCTCGGTCTGCAGCAGGCTGGTTGGGAGGTCTTTACGAGCCGTGGTACAGGTGGATGGTGCTGGCCACAGCCTGCTTGTATCTGTGCTCAGCCTGGTTACTGCTGCTGTAGTCGCGGCAGCTGCTGTCACTCAGCTCCTCCGCCGTGTCTCCAAAGCCATGGTAGTGTCCGTAATGCAGGAAGTCCCTGCAGTCTGCTCCCATCAGCCCCCACCAGGCCGGCCGGTGGGACACACAGCTGCTGGGACTGCCGGTTAGATGCAGTGAGCCACACATGTCGCCAAAGGAGTGCTGAGCTGGCGCTGCTGCCTGCTGATtggcaggagaggaggacggTGAGGAGAGGCTTCTGGCTTCAGGGTCATCGTGGTCAGCGTAAGGCAGTACGTGATGATGGCCGTTGGTGGCGGCTTTGGTGTCATCTGCTTTAAAACATTCTGCTTAAAAGCAAAGTGTGAAAGTTAATTTCTTAGAGAACAGATCATGCGACACTCTGCTTAATCATTCTTTTAATATTTTCGACATAACACTTTATTTTATCAGCACAAAAGTTCAGTCTCACCTGAGCTGAGGTCCTGTGTAGCCTCCATGTTCATATTCTCCGAATCATCAGCTCCACAGCTCTGCATCTGCACCAACACATCTGCAGCAGGAGACAGGGAGAATGATACAGAACTCTGATTATAACTCACATCACCCACTGTCCTTAGTCCATATCTTCAATGGGATTTTTGTTTCAATTGTTTTAACATTAGTCAAACAATTACAGGAAATTATATCAGATTTTGATTACATAAATACTAAGTAGGTTGTATTTGAATATTATTTAAAActgacaaattaaaaacagtCTCTAAAGAGGGTCTTTAGTGATTTTAGAGGTCACTGTAGGAGAGGGTGAGACGAGGTATTTAGTTGTTTGGAATTTGCCACCTCACCACAGGATGCCACTGAAACTTCATATGGGCAGCTGAGAGTATGATGAATAGCATCATATCCAAAATGTGATGTACGCTAGgagctaaactgcattgctTTGAgtttgcatgtgtgcgtgcCTACTGGGACACACATTCAGTATCTACACAGACGTATGAATGATgaagctgaaaaacaacccTGACCTCCTAAAAAGGTAGTGAAATGTTAATAACAACAGCAATGATATGAAATTCCTTTAACCTACATTTAATTGAACGCAGCAGAAAGACAACATATGTCATGTTCAAACTCAGTTTTGTAAATACACTCATTCTGAGTTTGATGCCTGCTACATGTTGGGACAGGGGCACGTTTACGATCCTCTGTCACTGTTTGCTGCTGAAGCTGGTCCTGAGTTCCAGACACCAGACGCCTGTTCAGTGACCTGCCCTAACTACAGTCAAATATTCTGGCGCCAGTTGCCGTTCCTGACCCCCTGCCTCGCTGCTGGCTCGCGGAGTGGTCTCCACTTCCAGAGCTGCTCTGCTAATCTAGTCATCCTCCTGCCCCATGTCCAAGGCAGTCCGGTTTCGTTGCCAGCCTCCAGAGCTGCTTTGCGAGCGTCCAGGCCTTAATCCAGAGTTGCTCCACCCTTCGGCCCGGCCTCCTGGTCTCCCTTCAGATCTGCTCAGAACATCTGTCTTGCCAGGATGTCCACCTCAGTGGACTGGCCAGTCCTCTTATAGCACCCCCTAAATCCCACCTCCAGCCCCCATCCACCCTCTTGGCAAATTTTTTATACAAGACAGAAAAATGCTTAGAAAAAACACCATGTCTTACTCTCAGCTCTCCTGGCTTTCTTCATGTGCCCAGTGTCCGTGGCAGTCAGCAGCCTCTTCCTGCTGAGCAGGTCCTGACCACATGGGACTCCATTTCCATTCTGTACTCCATTGACATGTCCACTGAGCTGCGGTTGCTTCTGGGTTTTGGAGATGAAGCGGAAACAGTCCTGGAAGCCGTGAGCGTGGGCCAGGTCCGCTGCTGTCTGTCCACTGGCGTTCCTTAAACTGAACCAGAAGATGGCAGGCTGAGACAAACTGACTACTTCCAGTTAGACAGTGTAACAGTCTGACTGCATCCTGCTCTGATCAATGACTGACTTAAGGCTGAACTATCAAAGAAAAGCCTGAACGTAAGAGGGCTTTAAGATTGCAGGGAGAGCTCATCAGGACCCATCAGCAGGGTTGGGTTGTGTTCACTACACTATAAGAACTGATGGAATATGCTGACAGATGTTTTAGATGGCACTTCATGCCCTGGCCCTGGCTTTGTATTACAAATGAGTGTGTTGATGAGAGTGTTGTCCTGACTTGCTGAGACTTGGTGCAAGGGTAATGTAGTgttgctctttctctctatatTTAGCACTGATTGATCTAATGTGAATCTGTACTGAGTAGTAGCAATGTAAATTGGTCAGTGCAGTGCTAGGGGTAACTGATTATCAGCCCTGGCCCAAAATACCCAAGTAAAATACCTGAAATTGTACTGATGaagagtacttgagtaaattgtactttggttcattccatcactgtttgtttgaaatgttaacACAAAGATTTTCATTGTTACTGCAAATAAATATCGACCCCAAATATCGGTTTTCAGTGTCCTTGATTGTATCTGTATCGGCCATCAAAAAGCCATATGGGTCGGTCCCCTAGTCAGCACCCAACCCCACCCATCTTCAGGGACCAGAAGAGCCAACAAACAATCAAATGAAGCTCTCACCAACAGGGAAACATTTCCTAAATGTTGTTGGGTCTGGACAATCTCCCCCTGCAACGCATTCATTAAGCTAAATCGATAAAATCTTACTGGCTGGTAAAAttcaaaagataaaaaaaaataataataatgatttaaagCTAACAACAGAAGATCTATTTCACATCGATCTACAGCTTAAACAGTCTTAATGTCACATTTACTGAAATGTTAGTTGGGTCTCTTTAGGTCTACCTCTTCTGTATCTCCCTCAATACCAGACAAAATTAAATGAGCAGTAGCATTTTTGTCAAATTTTGGCACTGGGGCTGGGCTGACCAAAATTGAGATTTGAGGGTTAAGACAATCTGATACCAATTTATCAGcaatattgattattttttacttaataTCTGATTACTTATTAGCTAACCTATACACAACATCAATATATTACCGTGATGATATTGGACGTTCTGGCTCATGGCACTCTGTGATCATAACTTTTGAGTGCTAACATACATGATGCTTTAGTTGCAACTGACTGATGTTATCTTAAACCTGTTTCTTTAGGATAACTTAGCTATTTAGAGGGGTTTAGTTATTACATCCCTCTGTGACATGGTTCTTAGCTCTAAACACAACCCTGGTATTTTCTGTCCATACTTAAGGCCTATCAACTAACATACATGCTGCTATATGTTGTGTCTGTAATGAGCTAGTATTAGCCAATATATCAATTCCAGCAATTTATTGATACATGTATTTTGTCTGGTGCAACAGTATTAGACACTGGTATTCCTGCACAGTTTCACTTTCAATCTTCCATTTCCTATGTTGACCTTGTGTTCTGTTTGAGTGACAAAAAAGTAAATAACTTAATTGAAGCTTTTTTGAGCCTTTAACCACATCTCAGAGCTTTCACCGCAATGGATCAGTCCTCACGTGATACGCTCCACACACTGTATGACTAGCTGTAATTTAACGACCACAATAAGGTCAAGACAAGAGAGCACCTGAGCCAGTGAGACTTGCTGATGAAGACTGAGATGCAGATGACAGCTCGACAAAAACTAGTATGTGAAGTTCTGAGTTGGGAtcttttgtcacattttccGTACAATATGTTTGAATGCTTTTAttagtttagttttgttttatgttttattcgtTATTATCTCCAGCAAGAGTCCTGAATCTCAGAACATGTGAGTCTGCAGCAGAAACTGTTGAAACAACACTTCCCAGACTGTGCAGGCCTGTGTAGGAACCCTGAAGAAATGACCACAAAGGTTATTCAAATCCTTCATTCTTCACAATTATCTATTCATCGTCTACTCTTCGCCTTGCCTTCTACTGCAGCACAAAAATCCTTCAGCATGATGTAAGAAATCAGTTAGTTGGAGGCTAAACATGCAGGTCTAGACATCACTATTATCATCAGTGCTCTCTCAGAATTGAAAGCAATCACTGCAGGAAATACCTCGCCAGTTTGAACAACTGTAAGATGCTCGATGATGCACATGTGGCAGATTCTGCAGTGCCTATTGGACTGCTCCCTCTTTCTGGGATTACTCAAGAAAATCGTGTTCAAACTGAATAGCTGCAAAACATCAGAATGTGCAGGGTGTCTCATGGTTATCTCTTCTTTACATAATATAGCATATGATCCAAAAGCACATCTAAATATGGAGTTCAGAACTAAACATTTGTTAGAAACACAAGTTTCACTGCTGCCGTGAAACTCCATTAAGCTGAAAAGCTCATGATGTATTTACTGAAGTTCAAATCAATCAAAGCaatctgattgattgatttctaTGTTGTAATCATATTTTTAATTTCtatgcattttgttattttttctcattttaaatACTAGAATTTGGTAATGCTGCATTTTACAGGTCCAGAAGTGTCATGGTTAGTATGCGGTAAGTAAAATATTAGATATTTATCCTTACTTTGCCCCTCAATTACCACAATAATTACCTAAAATGTAATGACAATAAGCCAACGTTATTTAATCATATTATTCAGCTATTTTCCACCAAGCAGTTAATAAATAACTGgtacatttccaggaaacttccaATTGGTTTCTGCTTTACCTCTGCTGACAGTTTCTGTCtaacttcccctcagcaggccACTAAATTGAAGTTAGACAGAAACTAGTTGGAAATTAAAATGGCATGATCAACAGAAGTTAAGCAGAGACCTGGTCAAAGTTTTCTGGAAATTTATAAACGAAAGTACCAGATATTTAT encodes the following:
- the ccdc14 gene encoding uncharacterized protein ccdc14 isoform X3, producing MRGAAKSKVVSSGRLTGRVKVQPARRQVTPNPAPAACLEPAYSLYSTDSEDQVTSLHHGLDRCAALLSGILQAEKPALPSLPRAVAAKAAKSRPCTSLGKKPIKKQPTLTAQKSRQSVLHGPGSTTPRTTHQSAVSPAHVGVKLHPPQKQAPTLLRSPSPPSNSQTLRHPSPTQPPPQTSPSPSQPQTPVPPHLPVADCQPTVQTPQAHCKAGCDREEDDFVPVRDTDTQSTATDAHTAVRNTHPHTHTCTVKLSDMQLEHGAADEVPQDKHSREDSSAETQVKVRTVQFLLGELRALIVGQVSALQEELTTAQTRLQELQDDLTSAKQLHKALEDTQSQLRDRDAEIALIKTDLEATRRRLLDSEREKSELTLLAQQRLQEIGHLNRTLQSQTTTDVPVVGDSSVSRLTKQHFDQHQHRRDPAERPADCITQYLMSLGQLEPTHSGLECVAAEREGNAQEQRKLASVQLKDTLLHADVRSQRGDKPAETSAHHQNTHVVQSHGLDKVQSGGPPLNSTLSQCDVESVWSDMSTRSDSTFDTRAEVAFRDGLSALDASIASLQRTIQLDLRR
- the ccdc14 gene encoding coiled-coil domain-containing protein 14 isoform X1, which gives rise to MRGAAKSKVVSSGRLTGRVKVQPARRQVTPNPAPAACLEPAYSLYSTDSEDQVTSLHHGLDRCAALLSGILQAEKPALPSLPRAVAAKAAKSRPCTSLGKKPIKKQPTLTAQKSRQSVLHGPGSTTPRTTHQSAVSPAHVGVKLHPPQKQAPTLLRSPSPPSNSQTLRHPSPTQPPPQTSPSPSQPQTPVPPHLPVADCQPTVQTPQAHCKAGCDREEDDFVPVRDTDTQSTATDAHTAVRNTHPHTHTCTVKLSDMQLEHGAADEVPQDKHSREDSSAETQVKVRTVQFLLGELRALIVGQGSVAERLLCHLEQTIASPLITVGCSNIHTEPDLPSLHSQNSQLHSSGRILLEEREKAESQTNRETLCSLEVSALQEELTTAQTRLQELQDDLTSAKQLHKALEDTQSQLRDRDAEIALIKTDLEATRRRLLDSEREKSELTLLAQQRLQEIGHLNRTLQSQTTTDVPVVGDSSVSRLTKQHFDQHQHRRDPAERPADCITQYLMSLGQLEPTHSGLECVAAEREGNAQEQRKLASVQLKDTLLHADVRSQRGDKPAETSAHHQNTHVVQSHGLDKVQSGGPPLNSTLSQCDVESVWSDMSTRSDSTFDTRAEVAFRDGLSALDASIASLQRTIQLDLRR
- the ccdc14 gene encoding coiled-coil domain-containing protein 14 isoform X2 translates to MRGAAKSKVVSSGRLTGRVKVQPARRQVTPNPAPAACLEPAYSLYSTDSEDQVTSLHHGLDRCAALLSGILQAEKPALPSLPRAVAAKAAKSRPCTSLGKKPIKKQPTLTAQKSRQSVLHGPGSTTPRTTHQSAVSPAHVGVKLHPPQKQAPTLLRSPSPPSNSQTLRHPSPTQPPPQTSPSPSQPQTPVPPHLPVADCQPTVQTPQAHCKAGCDREEDDFVPVRDTDTQSTATDAHTAVRNTHPHTHTCTVKLSDMQLEHGAADEVPQDKHSREDSSAETQVKVRTVQFLLGELRALIVGQGSVAERLLCHLEQTIASPLITVGCSNIHTEPDLPSLHSQNSQLHSGRILLEEREKAESQTNRETLCSLEVSALQEELTTAQTRLQELQDDLTSAKQLHKALEDTQSQLRDRDAEIALIKTDLEATRRRLLDSEREKSELTLLAQQRLQEIGHLNRTLQSQTTTDVPVVGDSSVSRLTKQHFDQHQHRRDPAERPADCITQYLMSLGQLEPTHSGLECVAAEREGNAQEQRKLASVQLKDTLLHADVRSQRGDKPAETSAHHQNTHVVQSHGLDKVQSGGPPLNSTLSQCDVESVWSDMSTRSDSTFDTRAEVAFRDGLSALDASIASLQRTIQLDLRR